TAGGCGCGTCACGATAGGGCCGATCGGAATCGTGATCGAGATCGCTCGGCGCCGCGTCCGGCTATCTGAAATTTCGTGCGGGCGATCCCGGGTCACGTTCTGGACTGACCGGTACGTATGCCTGCTCGGCAGGGGCTTCGACGCCGATCGGAGTGGTCGGTCCGGGCGAAAGTTCATATAGTGACACTCGATCGGCTTCCTCGTTGCCCAACCATCGCTCGGAGTTCATCGTGGGTCCACCGAACGAACGGATGACCGAACGAGGTGTTGCGATGACCCGGACGACCGAAGCCACCGAACCGGCGGTGAGCGGGCTGCAGGAGGCGGTCGAGGAGCTGAGGGAGCCGATGCTCGAGTTCCTCTCCAGCGCCGTGCGGTGCCCCAGTGTCAGCGGCGACGAAGACACGATCCACGGTTTCCTCGCCGGCTGGTTCGACGCGAACGGCTGGATCCACGAGACGCAGCATCTGCACCTGACCGCGGCAGGCCGCGGCGCTGATCCGGCCACGGAGCCGCGGCTCGACCACCGGTGCAACATCGTCGCGTGGCCCCGCCCGCCCCGCGAGGACGCGCCGACCGTCGTACTGAACGGGCACATCGACGTCGTGCCGCCGGGTGACGTCGAATCGTGGACGTTGCCGCCCTTCAGCGGGCTGCGCCGCGGCGGACGCGTTCACGGGCGTGGATCGGTCGACACGAAGGGACCCATCGCATCCGGCGTCTTCGCGCTGCAGGCGCTGCGAAACCTGGACGTGGAACTGCCCTTCGACGTTGCCGTCCAGTTGGTCATCGCCGAGGAGACGACGGGCATCGGCACCCGCGCCGCTTTCGAGCGGATCGAGCGGCCGGCCGCGGCCGTGGTTCTCGAACCGACGGGCGGAGTGGCGGCACCGGCGGGAACCGGGCTGCTCTTCTTCCGCGTCGAGATCGACGGGGTCTCGGCCCACACGTCGGCACCGTGGCGCGGCCAGGACGCCTTCCTGCACCTGATGCGTATCCACTCCGCGCTCTCCGACCTCGCGGACGCCCGGGCGGAGGTGCACCGGAACGAGTACTTCGCGGACATCCCCACCCCCGTCCCGTTCGTCATGGGAACCGTGCGCGCGGGGACCTGGCGGGCGGCAGTGCCCGATACCGCCGAGATGGCCGGTCGCTGGGGAGTGGCCGCCGGCGAGGACCTCGACGAGATGCGTGCGCGGATCGAGGCACTGGTGGCGAAGGTCGACGCCGACGCCGGGTGGGGCGAGCGACCGAGCAGGGTTGTGTGGCAGCACGAGTTGCCGGGATGGCAGACCGATGCCGGCGCGCCTCTCGTGCAGGCGGTCCGGGAGAGCGTCGACGCTGTACGCCGGTCGGCGACCCCACTGGTGGGGATGACCGCCGCGACCGACGCCGCTCAGTACGGCCCCCGCGGCATCCCCACGATCATCTACGGCCCCGGCGATACGGCGCTCGCGCACAGCCCGGACGA
This genomic stretch from Prescottella soli harbors:
- a CDS encoding M20 family metallopeptidase produces the protein MTRTTEATEPAVSGLQEAVEELREPMLEFLSSAVRCPSVSGDEDTIHGFLAGWFDANGWIHETQHLHLTAAGRGADPATEPRLDHRCNIVAWPRPPREDAPTVVLNGHIDVVPPGDVESWTLPPFSGLRRGGRVHGRGSVDTKGPIASGVFALQALRNLDVELPFDVAVQLVIAEETTGIGTRAAFERIERPAAAVVLEPTGGVAAPAGTGLLFFRVEIDGVSAHTSAPWRGQDAFLHLMRIHSALSDLADARAEVHRNEYFADIPTPVPFVMGTVRAGTWRAAVPDTAEMAGRWGVAAGEDLDEMRARIEALVAKVDADAGWGERPSRVVWQHELPGWQTDAGAPLVQAVRESVDAVRRSATPLVGMTAATDAAQYGPRGIPTIIYGPGDTALAHSPDESIEEDEVVASAQVLARTLLALASRTTS